A single region of the Streptococcus macedonicus ACA-DC 198 genome encodes:
- the lacX gene encoding LacX protein, plasmid, with product MVIELKNEQLTVQFSEFGGALSSIKDKDGVEYLWQGNPEYWSGQAPVLFPICGSLRNDWAIYGPAEKPHFTGIIPRHGLVRKENFDYCKIDDSTVSFSFKANEKTLKEYPYHFVLNIIYKLHGSTITTEYQVISSEIERSIPYFIGGHPGFNCPLEDNEKYEDYYLEFSEYETCSIPKSFPNTGLLDLQDRTPFLENQNKLDLDYSLFSHDAITLDQLKSRSVSLKSKKSNKGIKVDFKDFPHLIIWSTTNQSPFIALEPWSGLSTSLEESDILEEKQGVTFVEPGQTSIKSFDITIL from the coding sequence ATGGTTATTGAATTAAAAAATGAACAGTTAACGGTACAGTTTTCGGAGTTTGGTGGTGCTTTATCTTCTATTAAAGATAAAGATGGAGTTGAATACCTTTGGCAAGGTAATCCAGAATATTGGAGTGGACAAGCGCCAGTTTTATTTCCGATTTGTGGAAGTTTGAGGAATGATTGGGCAATATATGGACCAGCAGAAAAACCTCATTTTACTGGAATTATTCCACGACATGGATTAGTTAGAAAGGAAAATTTTGATTATTGTAAGATAGATGACAGCACAGTGTCCTTTAGTTTTAAGGCTAATGAAAAAACACTTAAAGAATATCCTTATCATTTTGTGTTGAATATTATATATAAATTACATGGTTCAACGATAACAACGGAATATCAGGTGATAAGCAGTGAAATTGAACGTTCAATTCCTTACTTTATTGGAGGTCACCCAGGATTTAATTGCCCTTTAGAAGATAACGAGAAATACGAAGATTATTATTTAGAATTTTCTGAATATGAAACATGTAGCATTCCAAAGAGTTTTCCAAATACTGGATTACTTGATTTACAAGATAGAACCCCTTTTCTTGAAAATCAAAATAAATTAGATTTGGATTATTCTTTGTTTTCACACGATGCTATTACCCTAGATCAACTAAAGTCACGTAGTGTCAGTTTGAAGTCTAAAAAAAGTAATAAGGGAATTAAGGTGGATTTTAAAGATTTTCCACATTTAATTATTTGGTCCACCACTAATCAAAGTCCATTTATAGCCTTAGAGCCATGGAGTGGATTATCAACATCATTAGAGGAATCAGATATATTGGAAGAGAAGCAGGGGGTTACATTTGTAGAACCAGGTCAAACTAGTATTAAATCATTTGATATTACTATTTTGTAA
- a CDS encoding IS1191, transposase, IS256 family: MISQAYPLAKQQRCLIHISRNLTSKVKQSDRAVILEQFKMIYRAENLEMAVQALEDFIAEWKPKYKKIMESLENADNLLTFYQFPYQIWHSIYSTNLIESLNKEIKRQTKKKVLFPNKEALERYLVTLF, translated from the coding sequence ATGATCAGTCAGGCTTACCCATTAGCTAAACAACAACGTTGCTTAATTCATATTAGTCGAAATTTGACTAGTAAAGTGAAGCAATCTGATCGGGCAGTTATTCTGGAGCAATTTAAAATGATTTATCGTGCTGAAAATTTAGAAATGGCAGTACAAGCTTTGGAGGACTTTATCGCTGAATGGAAACCAAAGTATAAGAAAATAATGGAGAGTCTGGAGAATGCGGATAATCTTTTAACTTTTTATCAGTTTCCCTACCAGATTTGGCATAGCATTTATTCGACAAACCTCATTGAGTCTCTCAATAAAGAAATCAAACGTCAAACGAAAAAGAAGGTTCTTTTTCCTAACAAGGAGGCTCTGGAACGTTATTTAGTTACTCTGTTTTAA
- the lacE gene encoding PTS system, lactose-specific IIB component/PTS system, lactose-specific IIC component, with the protein MHKLIELIEKGKPFFEKISRNIYLRAIRDGFIAGMPVILFSSIFILIAYVPNAWGFHWSKDIETFLMTPYSYSMGILAFFVGGTTAKALTDSMNRDLPATNQINFLSTMLASMVGFLLMAAEPAKEGGFLTAFMGTKGLLTAFIAAFVTVNVYKVCVKNNVTIRMPEEVPPNISQVFKDLIPFTVSVILLYGLELIVKGTLGVTVAESIGTLLAPLFSAADGYLGITFIFGAYAFFWFVGIHGPSIVEPAIAAITYANIDTNLHLIQAGQHADKVITSGTQMFIVTMGGTGATLIVPFLFMWVCKSERNRAIGRASVVPTFFGVNEPILFGAPIVLNPTFFIPFIFAPIANVWIFKFFVDTLGMNSFSANLPWVTPAPLGIVLGTNFQVLSFILAALLVVVDVIIYYPFVKVYDEQILEEERSGKSNDSLKEKVAANFNTAKADAILEKAGVEGEPVQNNITKETNVLVLCAGGGTSGLLANALNKAAAEYNVPVKAAAGSYGAHREMLPEFDLVILAPQVASNYEDMKAETDKLGIKLAKTEGAQYIKLTRDGKGALAFVQEQFQ; encoded by the coding sequence ATGCATAAACTCATTGAACTTATTGAGAAAGGGAAACCGTTCTTTGAAAAAATCTCTCGAAACATCTATCTTCGTGCTATTCGTGATGGATTTATCGCTGGTATGCCAGTCATCCTTTTCTCATCTATCTTTATCCTTATTGCCTATGTCCCAAATGCTTGGGGATTCCACTGGTCAAAAGACATTGAGACCTTCTTGATGACTCCTTATAGCTATTCGATGGGTATCCTAGCATTCTTTGTTGGTGGTACTACCGCTAAAGCTTTGACGGACTCAATGAACCGTGACCTACCTGCGACCAATCAGATTAACTTCTTATCTACGATGCTAGCATCTATGGTAGGGTTCCTTTTGATGGCAGCTGAGCCTGCAAAAGAAGGAGGCTTCTTGACAGCCTTCATGGGAACAAAAGGTCTTTTGACAGCATTTATTGCAGCCTTTGTGACAGTTAATGTTTACAAGGTCTGTGTGAAAAATAATGTTACTATTCGTATGCCTGAAGAGGTTCCACCAAATATCTCTCAAGTATTTAAAGACTTGATTCCATTCACTGTATCGGTTATTCTCCTTTATGGACTTGAACTCATTGTTAAGGGAACTCTTGGTGTAACCGTTGCAGAATCAATCGGTACCCTTCTTGCTCCTCTCTTCTCAGCTGCAGATGGTTACCTTGGAATTACATTTATCTTTGGTGCTTATGCCTTCTTCTGGTTTGTTGGTATCCACGGTCCTTCAATTGTCGAACCAGCAATCGCTGCTATCACTTATGCCAATATCGATACCAACTTGCATCTTATCCAAGCTGGACAACATGCAGATAAAGTTATCACTTCTGGTACTCAAATGTTTATTGTTACCATGGGTGGAACAGGAGCTACATTGATTGTTCCATTCTTGTTCATGTGGGTTTGTAAATCAGAACGTAACCGTGCCATCGGACGTGCCTCAGTTGTTCCAACATTCTTTGGGGTCAATGAACCAATTCTCTTCGGGGCTCCAATTGTATTGAACCCAACCTTCTTCATTCCATTTATCTTTGCTCCAATCGCAAACGTCTGGATCTTCAAATTCTTTGTTGATACCTTGGGAATGAACTCATTCTCCGCTAACCTTCCATGGGTAACACCTGCTCCTCTCGGAATTGTCCTTGGTACAAACTTCCAAGTTCTTTCCTTCATCCTTGCTGCGCTATTAGTAGTAGTTGACGTGATCATTTACTACCCATTCGTGAAGGTTTATGATGAACAAATTCTTGAAGAAGAACGTTCTGGTAAATCAAACGATAGCTTGAAAGAAAAAGTTGCTGCAAACTTTAACACTGCAAAAGCAGATGCTATTCTTGAAAAAGCTGGTGTTGAAGGTGAACCAGTTCAAAACAATATCACAAAAGAAACTAACGTATTGGTTCTTTGTGCCGGTGGTGGAACTAGTGGACTTCTTGCCAACGCTTTGAATAAAGCTGCTGCAGAATACAATGTTCCTGTGAAGGCTGCTGCTGGTAGTTACGGTGCTCACCGTGAAATGTTGCCAGAATTTGACCTTGTTATTCTTGCTCCTCAAGTAGCTTCAAACTATGAAGATATGAAGGCTGAAACAGATAAACTTGGAATCAAATTGGCTAAGACTGAAGGAGCTCAATACATCAAGTTGACTCGTGATGGTAAAGGCGCTCTTGCATTCGTTCAAGAACAATTTCAATAA
- the int gene encoding Site-specific recombinase, phage integrase family, translated as MATKNQKKYKGVYCDKNGKIFYQADLGVDPVTGKRVQKKARKNQYGKPFTTMKEAYDELVRIRYEFINNLSIENYNITFESYMNTIYLRAYKQKVQAVTYKTALPHHKLFIQYFGSKPLKGITARDCESFRLHIIEHYSENYAKNLWSRFKACMGYAERLGYISSMPCKALDNPRGKHPDTPFWTYIEFQNFIKSFDLQDYEDLQRFTTIWLYYMTGVRVSEGLSLWWEDVDFEHKFLKVHTTLEKDENGNWYRKDQTKTPAGERLIELDDVTISVLENWRKNQVANQDTDFIISRFGEPFCKSTICRIIKRKAKEVGVPVITGKGLRHSHASYLINVLRKDILYVARRMGHADKSTTLNTYSHWFNALDKTVSEEITQNVISAGLDSILCQNSCQTLSNG; from the coding sequence ATGGCTACAAAAAATCAAAAAAAGTATAAAGGTGTTTATTGTGATAAGAATGGCAAGATATTTTATCAGGCTGATCTTGGTGTTGATCCAGTAACAGGTAAACGAGTTCAAAAGAAAGCTAGAAAGAATCAGTATGGTAAGCCATTTACTACAATGAAAGAAGCGTATGATGAACTGGTTCGAATTAGGTATGAGTTTATTAATAACCTTAGTATTGAAAATTATAATATAACATTTGAAAGTTATATGAATACCATTTATCTAAGAGCTTATAAGCAAAAGGTACAAGCTGTAACTTATAAAACTGCTTTGCCACATCATAAGTTATTTATTCAGTATTTTGGCTCTAAACCTTTAAAAGGCATAACAGCTAGAGATTGTGAATCTTTTAGATTGCACATCATTGAGCATTATTCTGAAAATTATGCAAAGAATTTATGGTCACGATTTAAGGCTTGTATGGGATATGCTGAGAGATTAGGATATATTTCATCTATGCCATGCAAGGCGTTAGATAACCCTAGAGGCAAGCACCCTGATACTCCATTTTGGACTTATATTGAGTTTCAGAACTTTATTAAATCATTTGATTTACAAGATTACGAAGATTTACAAAGATTCACAACTATTTGGTTATATTATATGACAGGTGTTCGTGTAAGTGAAGGTTTATCGTTATGGTGGGAAGATGTCGATTTTGAACATAAATTCTTGAAAGTTCATACAACCTTAGAGAAGGATGAAAATGGAAATTGGTATCGTAAAGACCAAACCAAAACACCTGCTGGAGAACGCCTCATTGAACTGGATGATGTGACAATATCAGTATTGGAAAATTGGCGAAAAAATCAAGTTGCCAATCAAGATACAGATTTCATTATTTCACGATTTGGTGAACCGTTTTGTAAATCAACGATCTGTCGAATCATTAAGAGAAAAGCTAAAGAAGTTGGAGTACCAGTGATAACAGGAAAAGGATTGCGGCACAGTCATGCTTCCTATCTCATAAATGTTTTGCGGAAAGATATTTTATATGTGGCAAGACGAATGGGACATGCTGATAAGTCTACAACCTTAAATACATATAGTCACTGGTTTAATGCATTAGATAAAACAGTATCAGAAGAAATCACCCAAAATGTAATTAGTGCAGGACTGGATTCCATTTTATGCCAAAATTCCTGCCAAACTCTGAGTAACGGCTAA
- a CDS encoding Polysaccharide deacetylase, with protein MEKRRQHQKHSNKPLAIINIILLIACIVASVFLFIALKENNSIFSTTKTEQVSSSSASHTNTTTTSSASTVTSDSSSANTNENEVNWVKQDSNVSVPILMYHAIHVMAAEEASNANLIVDPTTFESHIQLLSEEGYYFLTPEETYKVLTENVLPNGNSKIVWLTFDDSLWDFYDNAYPILQKYGAKATNNVITSTVGNSGNLSLDEMLEMKANGMSFQNHTVTHPDLSASDDATQTFEMEDSKNYLDTNLNQDTIAIAYPAGRYSDTTLQIAANLNYKLGLTTNEGIASASDGLLSLDRVRILPTTTADSLIASIS; from the coding sequence ATGGAAAAACGTCGTCAACATCAAAAACATAGCAACAAGCCATTAGCTATTATAAATATTATTCTATTAATAGCGTGTATTGTCGCAAGTGTTTTTCTTTTTATAGCTTTAAAGGAGAACAACTCCATTTTTTCAACAACTAAAACCGAACAAGTGTCATCATCAAGTGCTAGCCATACAAATACTACCACGACTTCTTCTGCATCAACAGTGACAAGCGACAGCTCTTCTGCTAATACCAATGAAAACGAGGTTAACTGGGTTAAACAGGATTCAAATGTCTCTGTTCCCATTCTTATGTATCACGCCATCCACGTTATGGCTGCGGAAGAAGCTTCAAATGCTAACCTCATCGTCGATCCGACAACATTTGAAAGCCATATTCAACTTCTTTCTGAAGAAGGTTACTACTTTTTAACACCCGAAGAAACCTACAAAGTTTTAACTGAAAATGTGCTTCCAAACGGCAATAGTAAAATTGTTTGGTTAACGTTTGATGATAGTCTTTGGGATTTTTATGACAATGCTTACCCTATCTTGCAAAAATACGGTGCAAAAGCAACAAACAATGTCATTACAAGCACTGTTGGAAATAGCGGAAATTTATCACTCGATGAAATGTTAGAAATGAAAGCAAACGGTATGTCTTTCCAAAACCACACCGTGACACATCCTGATTTGTCAGCTAGTGATGACGCAACTCAGACTTTTGAAATGGAAGATTCTAAAAACTATCTCGATACCAATCTTAATCAAGATACTATCGCTATCGCCTATCCAGCTGGGCGTTATTCTGACACAACACTTCAAATTGCAGCAAACCTTAATTATAAACTCGGCCTAACGACCAACGAAGGTATTGCCAGTGCTAGCGACGGCTTATTATCATTAGATCGTGTCCGTATCTTGCCGACAACAACTGCTGATAGCCTTATCGCAAGTATTAGCTAA
- the lacG2 gene encoding 6-phospho-beta-galactosidase: MSKTLPKDFIFGGATAAYQAEGATHTDGKGPVAWDKYLADNYWYTAEPASDFYHKYPVDLQLAEEYGVNGIRISIAWSRIFPTGYGEVNPKGVEFYHKLFAECHKRHVEPFVTLHHFDTPEALHSNGDFLNRENIEHFVDYAAFCFEEFPEVNYWTTFNEIGPIGDGQYLVGKFPPGIQYDLAKVFQSHHNMMVSHARAVKLYKDKGYKGEIGVVHALPTKYPLDPKNPADVRAAELEDIIHNKFILDATYLGHYSDATMEGVNHILSVNGGSLDLRDEDFAALEAAKDLNDFLGINYYMSDWMEAFDGETEIIHNGKGEKGSSKYQIKGVGRRVAPDYVPRTDWDWIIYPQGLYDQIMRVKKDYPNYKKIYITENGLGYKDEFVDNTVYDDARIDYVKKHLEVISDAIADGANVKGYFIWSLMDVFSWSNGYEKRYGLFYVDFETQERYPKKSAYWYKQVAETQVIE; the protein is encoded by the coding sequence ATGTCAAAAACATTACCTAAAGATTTTATTTTCGGTGGCGCAACAGCAGCTTACCAGGCAGAAGGTGCGACTCATACTGACGGAAAAGGACCAGTTGCATGGGATAAATATTTAGCAGACAACTATTGGTATACTGCTGAACCAGCGAGTGATTTCTACCATAAATATCCAGTAGACTTACAGTTGGCGGAAGAATATGGCGTAAACGGAATTCGTATTTCTATTGCTTGGTCACGTATTTTCCCAACTGGCTATGGTGAAGTCAATCCAAAAGGGGTAGAATTCTATCATAAGTTATTTGCAGAATGTCATAAACGTCATGTAGAACCATTCGTAACTCTTCACCACTTTGATACTCCTGAAGCTCTTCACTCAAATGGAGACTTCTTAAATCGTGAAAATATCGAACACTTTGTAGATTATGCTGCTTTCTGTTTTGAAGAATTCCCAGAAGTAAACTACTGGACAACCTTCAATGAAATCGGCCCAATCGGTGATGGTCAATACTTAGTAGGTAAATTCCCACCAGGTATTCAATATGACCTTGCCAAAGTCTTCCAATCACACCACAATATGATGGTTTCTCATGCACGTGCTGTGAAATTGTACAAAGACAAAGGCTACAAAGGTGAAATCGGGGTTGTTCACGCCCTTCCAACTAAGTATCCATTGGATCCTAAAAATCCTGCAGACGTACGTGCTGCTGAGTTGGAAGATATCATCCACAACAAATTTATCTTGGATGCAACCTACCTTGGACACTATTCAGATGCAACCATGGAAGGTGTAAACCACATTTTGTCTGTTAATGGTGGTAGTCTGGATCTTCGGGACGAAGACTTTGCAGCGCTTGAAGCAGCTAAAGATTTGAACGACTTCCTTGGAATTAACTACTACATGAGTGACTGGATGGAAGCCTTTGATGGCGAAACTGAAATCATCCACAATGGTAAAGGGGAAAAAGGAAGCTCTAAATACCAAATCAAAGGTGTTGGACGTCGTGTAGCTCCTGACTATGTACCTCGGACGGATTGGGACTGGATCATCTACCCTCAAGGTTTGTATGATCAAATCATGCGTGTCAAGAAAGATTATCCAAACTACAAGAAGATCTACATCACTGAAAATGGTTTGGGATATAAAGATGAATTTGTCGATAACACGGTGTATGACGATGCACGCATTGACTACGTGAAGAAACACTTAGAAGTCATTTCAGATGCCATTGCGGATGGGGCAAATGTTAAAGGATACTTTATTTGGTCCTTGATGGATGTCTTCTCGTGGTCAAATGGTTACGAAAAACGATATGGTCTCTTCTATGTAGATTTTGAAACACAGGAACGTTATCCGAAAAAATCAGCCTACTGGTATAAACAAGTAGCAGAAACTCAGGTTATTGAATAG
- the lacF gene encoding PTS system, lactose-specific IIA component → MNREEMTLLGFEIVAYAGDARSKLLEALKAAENGDFAKADSLVVEAGSCIAEAHNSQTAMLAREASGEELPYSVTMMHGQDHLMTAILLKDVIPHLIELYKRGAK, encoded by the coding sequence ATGAACAGAGAAGAGATGACTCTCTTAGGGTTTGAAATTGTTGCTTATGCTGGAGATGCTCGCTCTAAACTTTTAGAAGCGCTTAAAGCGGCTGAAAATGGTGATTTTGCTAAGGCAGATAGTCTTGTAGTAGAAGCAGGAAGCTGTATTGCAGAGGCTCACAATTCTCAGACAGCTATGTTGGCTCGAGAAGCTTCTGGGGAGGAACTTCCATACAGCGTTACCATGATGCATGGTCAGGACCACTTAATGACTGCTATCTTATTAAAAGATGTGATTCCTCACCTCATCGAACTTTATAAAAGGGGAGCAAAATAA
- the lacD gene encoding Tagatose 1,6-diphosphate aldolase, with the protein MVLTEQKRKSLEKISDKNGVISALAFDQRGALKRLMAQYQDTEPTVAQMEELKVLVADELTKYASSMLLDPEYGLPATKALDKEAGLLLAYEKTGYDTSSTKRLPDCLDVWSAKRIKEQGADAVKFLLYYDVDSSDELNQQKQAYIERVGSECVGEDIPFFLEILAYDEEISDAGSVEYAKVKPRKVIEAMKVFSDPRFNIDVLKVEVPVNVKYVEGFADGEVVYSKAEAADFFKAQEEATNLPYIYLSAGVSAKLFQETLQFAHDSGAKFNGVLCGRATWAGSVEPYIKEGEKAAREWLRTTGFENIDELNKVLVKTASPWTDKV; encoded by the coding sequence ATGGTACTTACAGAACAGAAACGCAAATCTTTGGAAAAAATTTCAGATAAAAACGGTGTTATCTCAGCTTTGGCATTTGACCAACGTGGTGCTTTGAAACGTTTGATGGCACAGTATCAAGATACAGAACCAACTGTAGCTCAAATGGAAGAACTAAAGGTTTTGGTTGCTGATGAACTTACAAAATACGCTTCTTCAATGTTGCTTGACCCTGAATATGGACTTCCAGCAACAAAAGCATTGGATAAAGAAGCAGGTCTTCTTCTTGCCTATGAAAAAACAGGTTATGATACATCAAGTACAAAACGTTTGCCTGACTGCTTGGATGTTTGGTCTGCAAAACGTATCAAAGAGCAAGGCGCTGATGCCGTTAAGTTCTTACTTTACTATGATGTAGACAGCTCAGATGAACTTAACCAACAAAAACAAGCTTATATTGAACGTGTTGGTTCTGAATGTGTCGGTGAAGATATTCCTTTCTTCTTGGAAATCCTTGCTTATGATGAAGAAATCTCAGATGCAGGTTCTGTCGAATATGCAAAAGTGAAACCTCGCAAAGTCATTGAAGCGATGAAAGTTTTCTCTGATCCACGCTTTAACATTGATGTTCTTAAAGTAGAAGTACCAGTTAACGTTAAATATGTCGAAGGTTTTGCTGATGGTGAAGTGGTTTACAGTAAAGCTGAAGCTGCTGACTTCTTTAAAGCACAAGAAGAAGCGACTAACCTTCCATACATCTACCTAAGTGCAGGTGTATCTGCTAAATTGTTCCAAGAAACATTGCAGTTTGCTCACGACTCAGGTGCCAAGTTTAATGGTGTGCTTTGTGGACGTGCTACTTGGGCAGGATCTGTAGAACCTTACATCAAAGAAGGTGAAAAAGCAGCACGTGAATGGTTGCGTACTACTGGATTCGAAAATATTGATGAACTTAACAAAGTTCTTGTTAAAACAGCTAGTCCATGGACTGATAAAGTATAG
- a CDS encoding IS1191, transposase, IS256 family: protein MTQFTTDLLNFLAQKQDIDESFRTSLETAINDLLQTELSAFLGYELYDKVGYNSWNSRNGTYSRKFETKYGTVQLIIPKDCNENFSPALIPAYGRQDDHLEKMVFKLYQIGVRTREISDIIERMYGHHYSPATISNISKATQENISAFHERSLEANDSVLFLDETYLLFH from the coding sequence ATGACTCAGTTTACCACAGACTTGCTTAACTTCCTAGCCCAAAAACAAGATATTGATGAATCTTTCCGTACTTCTCTTGAAACAGCTATAAATGATCTGCTTCAGACAGAGTTATCAGCCTTTTTAGGGTATGAACTTTACGATAAAGTAGGCTATAATTCTTGGAATAGTCGTAATGGAACGTATTCACGAAAATTTGAAACCAAATATGGGACTGTTCAGTTGATCATTCCAAAAGATTGTAATGAGAACTTTAGTCCAGCTTTAATCCCTGCTTATGGACGTCAAGATGACCACTTAGAAAAGATGGTTTTCAAACTCTATCAAATCGGTGTAAGGACTCGAGAAATTAGTGATATTATCGAGCGAATGTATGGTCATCACTATAGTCCTGCCACAATTTCGAATATCTCAAAAGCAACTCAGGAGAATATCTCTGCTTTTCATGAGAGAAGCTTAGAAGCTAACGACTCTGTTTTATTCCTTGATGAAACCTATCTTCTCTTCCATTAA